A single Oryza brachyantha chromosome 8, ObraRS2, whole genome shotgun sequence DNA region contains:
- the LOC102716151 gene encoding probable pectate lyase 4, whose protein sequence is MASRRSNAPLLLPLAVLFLLGSGGVSAANINGANVIDRCWRGQRSWAADRQRLAVCSVGFTGKMRQNRGAGVAAYTVTDPSDDPVRPRPGTLRYGATVLPGKVWITFARDMHIRLAQPLFVKSFTAIDGRGADVHVAGGAGIVLYHVNDVIIHGLHVHDCRAQPPGRVVVPGGAVQASGSGDGDAIRLVASSKVWIDHNTLSRCEDGLLDVTVGSTDVTVSNNWFHDHDKVMLLGHDDGFSTDRRMRVTVAFNRFGPNVNQRMPRIRHGYAHVVNNLYDGWRDYAIGGSMGPSVKSQGNLFAASGGAGDNKKVTRRMPAVARDAGGKGDQWHWHSVGDAFENGAFFRQVGNRVRPNYNRHQAFPVASAGDVRALTSGVGALRCSAMAAC, encoded by the exons ATGGCGTCCAGGAGATCCAATGCGCCACTGCTTCTGCCTCTGGCCGTCCTCTTTCtcctcggcagcggcggtgtcTCTGCCGCGAACATCAACGGCGCGAACGTCATCGACCGGTGCTGGCGCGGCCAGCGCAGCTGGGCCGCCGACCGGCAGCGGCTGGCCGTGTGCTCGGTAGGGTTCACCGGCAAGATGAGGCAGaaccgcggcgccggcgtggccgCGTACACGGTCACCGACCCGAGCGACGACCCCGTCCGGCCGCGCCCCGGCACGCTCCGGTACGGCGCGACGGTGCTGCCGGGGAAGGTGTGGATCACCTTCGCGCGCGACATGCACATCAGGCTGGCGCAGCCGCTGTTCGTGAAGAGCTTCACCGCCatcgacggccgcggcgccgacgtgcacgtcgccggcggggccgGCATCGTGCTGTACCACGTGAACGACGTCATCATCCACGGGCTCCACGTGCACGACTGCCGCGCGCAGCCTCCCGGGCGGGTGGTCGTCCCCGGCGGAGCCGTGCAGGcctccggcagcggcgacggcgacgccatcCGGCTGGTGGCGAGCTCCAAGGTGTGGATCGACCACAACACGCTGTCCCGGTGCGAGGACGGCCTCCTCGACGTGACGGTCGGCTCCACCGACGTCACCGTCTCCAACAACTGGTTCCACGACCACGACAAGGTGATGCTCCTCGGCCACGACGACGGCTTCTCCACCGACCGCCGCATGCGCGTCACCGTCGCCTTCAACCGCTTCGGCCCAAACGTCAACCAGCGCATGCCAAG GATAAGGCACGGGTACGCGCACGTGGTGAACAACCTGTACGACGGGTGGAGGGACTACGCCATCGGGGGGAGCATGGGGCCGAGCGTGAAGAGCCAGGGCAACCTGTTCGCGGCGTCgggtggcgccggcgacaACAAGAAGGTGACGAGGAGGATGCCGGCCGTGGcgcgcgacgccggcggcaagGGTGATCAGTGGCACTGGCACTCCGTCGGCGACGCGTTCGAGAACGGCGCCTTCTTCCGGCAGGTGGGCAACAGGGTGCGCCCCAACTACAACCGGCACCAGGCGTTCCCGGTGGCGAGCGCCGGCGACGTCAGagcgctcaccagcggcgtCGGCGCTCTCAGGTGCTCTGCCATGGCGGCGTGCTAG